In Meleagris gallopavo isolate NT-WF06-2002-E0010 breed Aviagen turkey brand Nicholas breeding stock chromosome 5, Turkey_5.1, whole genome shotgun sequence, a single window of DNA contains:
- the GPR65 gene encoding psychosine receptor: MNNTVKCHDDHTLDKYLFPFVYGTVMVISIPINCISLYVSCIQVRKKNELAVYLFSLSLADLLYSVILPLWIDYAWNGDNWTLSARLCQFSAFLTYMNFYTSTAFLACISLDRYLALVHPLKFQHLRTRRISLIVSIIVWLLEGTFNSVILMNKEVFNDPCNSTNHILCYDKYPLEWWQAQLNLFRICSGYLLPLAIILFCYHKIYQAVRCNQATVNEEKKKIRKLILNITVSFIICFTPYHVVLLIRSIKEPQTSNLQLLQSMYKIYRITQAFTSLNCIADPILYCFVSETARTDILNLLRCCLYLQKPEGNQPEEHALCSSVTKSNALVTYRSSCETETL, encoded by the coding sequence ATGAACAACACTGTTAAGTGCCATGATGATCACACCCTGGATAAgtatttgtttccatttgtgTACGGCACTGTGATGGTGATCAGTATTCCCATCAACTGCATATCCCTCTATGTGTCTTGCATTCAggtgaggaaaaagaatgagtTGGCAGTCTACCTATTTAGTCTGTCCCTGGCTGACCTGTTGTACTCTGTAATTCTGCCTTTGTGGATTGATTATGCCTGGAATGGAGACAACTGGACACTCTCTGCCAGGCTTTGCCAGTTTTCTGCCTTCCTTACATACATGAATTTTTACACCAGCACTGCGTTTCTTGCTTGCATCTCTCTCGATAGGTACCTGGCATTAGTTCACCCCCTGAAGTTCCAGCACTTACGTACAAGAAGAATTTCACTGATTGTCAGCATAATTGTTTGGCTTCTGGAAGGTACCTTTAATTCAGTTATACTGATGAATAAAGAAGTATTTAATGATCCTTGCAATTCTACTAATCATATATTATGTTATGATAAATACCCCCTGGAATGGTGGCAGGCACAGCTGAACTTATTCCGGATATGCTCAGGGTACCTGCTCCCTTTGgcaatcattttgttttgctacCATAAAATCTACCAAGCAGTGAGGTGTAATCAAGCCACAGtaaatgaagagaagaaaaaaatcaggaaacttATACTGAATATCACAGttagttttattatttgtttcacTCCTTATCATGTTGTATTGCTTATTCGGAGCATCAAAGAACCTCAGACCTCTAACCTACAGCTTCTACAGTCAATGTACAAAATCTACAGAATCACACAAGCCTTTACAAGTTTGAATTGCATTGCTGATCCCATTCTTTACTGCTTTGTGAGTGAAACTGCACGAACAGACATTCTGAATTTGCTCAGGTGTTGCTTATACCTACAAAAGCCTGAAGGAAACCAACCAGAAGAACATGCTTTGTGCAGTTCTGTTACAAAGAGCAATGCACTGGTCACCTACAGATCTTCCTGTGAAACTGAAACTCTGTAA